The window TGATTTgagaatcatgcaaagctactccaAAATTAATCCAAGAATATAATTATGGAGCTGAAAGTGTGCATAAGAGGTCCCCTTTACACCATAGCAATGTTTCTGTTCCATCTCACTTAACCTGCAAGTGTACTGGAATAAACTGAAAGGGGACTAAAGTCAACTGTCAGGACGATTTGAAGCGTACTAAAAAGCATACATAAATGATACTATCATCACAACATGGACCGGTGTGCATTTAGTTCAGTTCAAGGTCACATATTTAGAGGGTTATGGTGAGTTAACATGTGGGGTAGAAAAAACAGACACAGTTCACTTTGTCAGGGCACAAGGAGCATGTCTAACATTTAACTGGACCTAAGTTCAAAAGCTATAAATGCCAGATAAACAGCTCATCACCTAAACTATGAAGAAAAAATGAAGTGTGTAAGCCACATGAAGGCATAAAGCAGGATGGGAGGATGTAGTCTCAACTCAGGATTTAGGTCCAGTGACTATTTCTCAGAGGTCGGGAGTAGCAGGAAGGGCAGGCTTGAAGACATATTTGTAGTTCCCATATTACGAAGCTAGAGAAGATGTATacgtcttttgttttctttgccgACAATGGTGCTCGGAGATGGAAAGGTGGAGAAGTCGGGTTTAAAGCTGCAGCCTTGTAACGAAGCTCATGTTAAAAAGTTTTTGGAGAACTGATGAACCAGGCTCAGAGGCTGGGGGTTTGTGTTCAGATTTCAGGGGGTTGGGTGGAGAGTGAAAAGAGTCCGCATGTGGAGGGAGGCGGCATTTAGGCGACGTCCAGGACGCCGGCAGCTACCAGCTGTCTGGAGAGCCAATCCAGCCCCTCGTGGAGGCCCATCCCGCTGCGGGCGTCACAGCCCTGAATGTGCCAGCTCCTCCCACAGCACAGCTTGTGCAGACTTAGCAGCTCCGTCATCTCCTCCACAGACACAGCGCCGGGAACGTCCTGAAAAGTGGACAGGTGATGCAACCTGGCATCTCTGAGATTAATCAAGATTacgtgtctttttttttcttctttacactACCTGTTTATTTGCAAAGATGAGCAGCAAGGCATCTCGCAGCTCCTTCTCTGTCAGCAGTTTGGCCAGCTCACTGTGGGCCTCCATGAGTCTGTCCCGGTGGCAGCTGTCAATCACAAACACCACCGCTGCACAAATATGAGAGTTGAAAGAAAGATTTACCATTAAAGCATTTGATGATTGGCAATAGTGGTCTGTACACCTTTCTCATCAAGACTGACAACAACTATGGGTATGGGTACAACGTTTTGTACATGTAGCGCTAAAAGGCTGACACCACCCCTCTTCTGTTAAGAGCAGTAGGTGCTTTCTCCCCAGTGCAGTCATAGTAGGCTCAGTTCAGGACAGATTTTCCTGTAGAACAGTTAGATTGCGGCTTCTGTCTACATCTGGTTTACTGTTAAAGCAGACCTATGATGCCTTTCCCTTTCTTCCATCATACAAATGCTGTGAAGGGTGATGCTTGTATAAATGtgacaaaaataaattcaaatatttCCTATGAGCTAAAAGTTCAGACTTCATTAGCATCACCTCCCAGGGTGACATCAGCAGGGGGGAAACCCTCACATACTCCGTGGACCTCCAGCAACGGGAAAGCAGTAGCGATGGGCTGAGGGTCTGTCTCTGCACAGCACTGTGGCCAAATCATTGCGCATCACAATTTCTCCTTGTGCTGTAGCAGCCTCACACAGCAAAGGGTTGCTGCCCAACAGGTTAGCCTGGCAAGCTAGCCTGCAGTGGATACACTCATGAGTGGATGTCAAGATGGCCCAAACATGCAATAAGCCTGGGCATCCCTCACTTTCTCCAAACAGAACCACTTTACCGCCATACTTATCAATGCTCTTGTCTACCTCATAAATCTCTCCATAAACTGCAGTTAATTCAAAGTTCAGCTGTTCGTATTGTATCCAGAATTAGATCCACTGAACATATAACAACAGTTCTTAAACAGCTCCATTGGCTTCCAGTTCACCTACAAATCAATTTCAAGATCCTCCTACTTACTTTCGAAGCCCTTCATAACCTCGCTCTTCCATATTTATCTGATCTTTTCCATACGTACTCACCCTTTTGTACACTCTgctctttttcattttctcttttgtcTGTTATACCTGCTCACCCGACTACCATGGGACTCAGAACCTACCCGTAAGACTTTGGAATACACTTCCACCAGATCTCCGCACTACAAACTCTCTGGGAAACTATTGCTACTTCCCAGGGTGAAAGTATTGCTACTAAACACCAGCAACAGGACAGTAATGCTACTGTTTGTATGCTAGTGAACAAGTGAAATGTTGGCAACAAAGTGCCTGGTGACAGAGCTGTTCACTTGAATTTGTGGACAGTTTAGCTTAGCACCTAACAGCACAGTTGTCTACAGGCTTCTgtgcttctgtgtttttttaatcacatctgGCACCAAGTCAGCCTATTATACAGGGAGGCCCTAGCCCCGCCTGACATGGGCATCATTTAGCCAGCCTGTAAGGGCTCATTTTCCTGTCTTTACTGTCCTATGTACTAAAAGCCCAAAAAGGTAAAACCTAAAATGAAAAATTGAAAGCAAccaatgtaaaacaaaaacaaatcaagtaAAACCACAATATCCACAAAGGTTTGAAAAATGGCCACATGCTATGCAGGTGGGTGAGAGGTAAATCTTGTTCCTGAGGGGCAGCTGATCACAATAAAGCCGGCTTAAAGGAAAACAGCTAAAACTTCCTGAGGCCCATCACCACACCTCataaaataaggattattttaaactgtgagTCAAGCGCAAAGCTACTTCAGTAGAGTCCAAGACAAAAAATGTGGAGCTCtctaatatataaattaaaggTTATTTGTAGATTATGTTAAGACCAAGTGAATGTGTTTGGTATTCTTCCTTCTGAACAGAACCCATGCTTGATGTACTTCAGCCAATGTGCTTGTATTGTCCtcaaattattttaaagtaaacGACAAGCCTTTCACATGCCTACACTTTAAAGTTAATAAACTCATGATAGCTGGAATATGTTAAATTTTGCAAGATAAATGAGGGTTTGCTTTGCTGTTAGCCAGAACCATGCTGTGTGGCCTCACAGTTTAGTGAGGCTGTAAATCAACCTGTTTCTCATTTAGCCAATGTAATCACTGGGTTTATTTTGGTATATTTTTCTAACTTTGTTTAATTCCCTCCCTGTGCTGAAACCACACACAGATTGAAGGTGCAACAAAGACATCTCTTTACACCCCGCCAggaatttgaaataaaaacaaaaaaaatctctcttttACTAGTACCTCTAGACTATTGTGGTCTGTTGTCTGACCAATCACTCGGTGGTGTGCCGTGATTTCCCTTAACCCATCAGTGGCCACTGTCAGccgttctttttttttgtttgatataCATGGATCCCGAAGGATGAAACCGGCTGACTTTGGTGATCCTCTGACTTTTCCGCTCACACCACAAAGAGGTTGACATTTATGGTTCAGTCTGTACCATAAATGTCAACTATCTGATGGATTGCCTTGACATTTCCCGGAGATATTTCAGGTCTGCAGAGGATACAGTGTAACAACATTAATGACTCCATCACTTTACCCAGTACTGTGGGTTAGAAGTAGATGGCTGCGAAAAAGATGACAAAAAAAGCCAATcaattactcttttttttcttttaatgcacGGAGTCAAAAAGCTTGTCTGGCAAGCAAAGGCCTATTTACTCATGAACAACAATGATTTTTCCTTCGAACCTGCAATGCTTCAGTGACATGATAGGGATCAAATGTTTCTCAGAAACCTTAAAGTCAACATACGCTGATCAAGGGAAACAGTAAAATCACACACTAATACACTGTAAGTCCTACTGTTGTTGCCAAAACAGCTCTGAACAGTCAGATACAGTCCCAGTGTCTGTGGAATCATGCACTGGGACATTAGCTGTGGATCTTTTGGGTGGGGAGATAGGGCCACCATGGATCAGGCTTGTTCCACAGACCTTTGATTGGATAGGGATCTGGGGAGTTTGGATTCTCGGTCAGTGCCTTATGCTCTTTGTTGTATGCCCGGAGCCATACCGGAACAGTTTTTAGACTGTGGCAGGAGGaattgttaaaaaatgtttaagaagCTGGCACAAAGCAGCAGCTTATAGGGCTGGAAAATGAAGCAAACTCAGAGCTTCAAAAAATTGAAGTAACTCAAATAGCCACTTGTACGttggccctgagaggtcaaacaaACTGGAACTTACAAAACACAAGCAACTAGAAAAACGCTACAAAAGCTCACAAAACATAATTTCAATAAGACACAATGGAAATAGAAACAAATTGTGCAAAGCTCACACcaaaaatcaatcaataaaagaattaacttttttctttaaatcacaaaactaaactgaagtgTTTTTGGGGAGACGATAATGTGATGGAACTGCTGCGAAAGTGACAGCAAACGGCTAATAGCAAACATGTATCGAGAGTATTATGTGAATTATGTGATTGTAACACACACTACAATGCAACATTTTCTCCCTCAAATCACTGATGAATCTTTCCCTTCTTTTACATGTGTTTCATTTCAACCCTAcacatgttttggtttctgtcactTCTGCAGCTGTTCAGTCACATTATTGTCGCcgtaaaaatattttgttgtgtttattttaatttcggttgtgttttgtgtgtttttggacagttttttttccatttgctgGTGTTTCCTTACATCACAGTGCATTTGACCTCTCACTGGCACCACACCCTTGAGCCTGCCTATGAAATTGAGTCAATCTGTAGAGAACCTATTGGCtactccctttaggggtcgccacagcggCTCATCTGCCATGTCACCCTaccctagcatcctcctctgtcactttAACCCTGTCATCTTTCACTACATCTGTGAGTGTTCTCTGTGAACTTCCTCTTTACCCCCTGCTgacagctccatcttcaacatctttTGTCAAGTATCCACTATCTCCAGAGCTTCATTCAAAAAATACTGGTGGTCACCAGTGCTAAACCTTTAGACACCTAGCCTAGCAGATGGATAAATGGATGTATAAGTTTGAAAATCATATGTTATTTTCTGAAAGTTGACCACTGACCTTGCTATTAAAGTCAGTGTCACCAGGATTAAAACTCCCAGAGGTTTTCAGCAGATGCAAATACAGTATTGAATAACTTTAAAAATCCTACATCGCCTCACAAACTTGGGTATCCACACCACTTGCAATCAGCTCTCTGCTGGACCTcacttctgctaatttcagtcAGAAAACCTCAcgtgttttatattatttttaatacaatTACTGAATACTTAATATGAACTCCTGTGCAGTTAACTCCACTAACAGACCATGTCCTTGTCCAAATATGGTTACTTCTGGCTCCAATATACTTCTGGCCAAAATACTAGAAGCCAAGGCCTTAAAACTGGACCCAATGGGCACCGTGACTACATTCGTCTTTTATATACTGTCTGTGAGCGTCAAAGTGAAATACACACAAAGCCAAGATTTCCCAGCAAAACTGTGCATTTAACTAGATGCTCCAagttattcacttcacctgtcagtgttCCAAGTCACACAAAAGTACTAGTTAAATCCAAGAACATGCTATAAATATCCAAAGCACAGAAAGCACAAAACATACCTTGAGTGTTTAGATAATAGTGTTTCCAGAGGGGTCTGAGCTTGTGCTTCCCACCCACATCCCAGATGGTGAATTTTAGGTTCTTATATTCAACCGTCTCCACATTGAAACCTTGGACAAAGATCAAAAGCAAGCTTTATATaggataatattaaaaaaaaaagaaagacttgtATTATCCTGACTCTAAAGTGACTCTGTGAACCATTAAACTGCAAGTGCATTTACCAATGGTTGGGATGGGCTGCATGAACTCGTCTTGTTTCAGCTTGAAGAGGATGGTGGTTTTTCCAGCACCATCGAGCCCCAGAGTCACTACGCGGATCTCCATCTTTGGACCAATGTGGACCCTGTTGTCCTGAAAAGACATTTTCAATGTCATTACTACATTTATATGAAAACCCAAGGCCTTTCCATTTTTTGCGACACATTTGGTTTACAGAAGCAAATTTCTATGAGCAGCGACAGCGTGTACCTTAGTGAACGTGACTGGGATGCCGGCATCCAGCTGAATGTGATCTGCCAGCTCAGTGAACTGGTGTTGCTGCTTCTGAAGCGTCTCCAGCAAACAGTTGATCTCCTGCTTTGCCAGAACAACTCTGCAGTCGTcctaaaagacaaaagaagcaACGCACATCACACCTTTAACGGCATTACGCAAGCATTTCCCCAAAATCACCACAGCTTTGATCTTAATTGGggtgaggaaaagaaagaaacaagttCCTAAACTCACCAGTACTCCTCACATCTCCTACCTGCTGAAGTGTTTTCTCACAGTGCAGGCAGGCGGTGGACACCTGAGACAGCAGGATGGTCAtatcctcctgctgctgcctcAGCCAGATGAGCCTCTCCCTTACATGGGCGTCCACCACGCTCAGCGCCATCTCCTCCTGCCGACACAGGGTCTCATGCAGATCTGCAAAGTAAGCTCGGACGCAAGAGCGGGCGCTCTCTGCTGTGCCAGGGACCTGAAGCACACATAGGAAAGATCTAAGCGCCAAAACAGAAGCATGATCATTCGTGTTTTATTAAGAAGCCCTTTGTCTTACATGTTCAGTGTGTGCCATGCCTACTCCATCCTCAACTATCTGCTCGCCACCTTCTATCTGCTGCACGATGCCCACCAACTTCCTGGAGTACTCGGACACCTCCTCTGTGAAGGTTCGGATACAGTGGGCCATGTCCAGAATGGATGCACGAATCTGATTGGCTTCAGTCTCAAGAACAGCATGCTGTTAGGGAAAATAGGGCAATATATAACCATATCTTTTTTAGTGACTATATCTAATATGGGAACAAGTTTTCCAGCTACCTTATGGCCCTGGTGCTTGCCGTACTCCTTACATACACAGCACATGAGGGGCCCGGACTGACAAGCTTCCTCCAGGCAGACAAACTCGATGGCATGGACCTGATGCTGTGGGCACAAGGTCTTCTCGTGGGGCTTATCGGCCAGTGGCACCCGCCGGTGTTTGGCAAGTGTGCGAGTGGAGTGGGTGAGCTGAGAGCACTCGCCACACAGGTGGGTGGCACACACAGTACAGTACATGGAGGCTGTGTGGCTCTCATCCTCGTCGCAGCGAATTATACACTAGTTTATAAAAAAGATGGATTGAGGATAAAGCATGCAGAAGGTGTGAAAGTGACACATCTCTTATCAGTAAAATCATAGCTGCCTTACTTCTCCCATGCCTTTCAAGGCGTCCTCTGCCATTCCTGACTGGTTAGTCGCTCCATTCTGGAGTCTCTCCAAGAGTTCAAGCAGAgcaaagtttttctttagacCCCAAACTCCAGAGTCCCCTAAGCAAATGTGAAGAAAGCAAACTCACTTTGAAAGGCAAATAACGTCAGCACTGTAGAGCTCCATGCCCTCAAAAACACCCTTAGCCTCAACTGGATCATGGATTTCTGCAGCAAGAATAATGTTTTCTGTAATAAAGACAACTTCAATTTTTCACAACTTCTGGGTaaaagtctctttttttaatgggaTTTGCATGAagtcaaaaaaagagaaatgtgcaGCTCACAGGATGTTGTTCTAAGGTTCTTAGTTGGTTTTGATAGCTCTTTTTATGCTCTTGTTTTTAGAAGAACGATCAGTCTCAGGATTCAGCCACTGAATTTCACTTAACGATTTATACAGCAGGTATTACACATATGTGTCCGCTATATATACGATGCTGGAAAGCGTGATGACATCACTCACCCAGCTCAGTGACCTGCCTGTCAAAGGGGCAGCGGACCGCTCTGCCATGGAGGGGCAACCGGGTTAGACAGTCATGGCACACCGTGTGGCCGCAGAGCAGAAGACGAGGGACCTTGTCCCCCTGGAGAGAGAAGACATCCTCACAAACACCACATTCCAGCACCTGCAAATAAACCAATACCAGTATTAAAGCACCCGACCACAGGAGGGTACAGATGCTTCTGGGTTACTGCAGAGAGATGCTCTATAAGGTCTCAGACAGAACAATAACTAGTCGGATGCAGTCATCTTGACCTGTAGCGTTACAGCTGGATAACACTTCTGATTTCTACTTTCAGTGATCTTTAAGTGAATACATTGAAAGCAGTACGAAAAGCATCTTCTGACACGATCACACTCTGAGCTGGGCTCCCTCACAGAGGAGCTGCAGCAGTGAAACACAGCTAGCACTGACGCCAACTACCGACGGAAGACCAGCCAGCTCATCTGCTAGCATGATGCAGGCACAAATACCAGCCATGTCAACGTGCACCAGTCTAAGTTTATAATGCAgcgctaaaaaaaaaaaaaaagatcgtCTTGTGAAACAGTGTTTACACATGACTCTGGTCCGATCTataaaataaagctctgacatCCTCCAGCCAACGACGCCAACGCAGCAGCATTCGCCCAAAATCAAAAGCGTCAGAGGCAAGCCTGATGTCGGTCATTCGCTCAGCATAACAAAACAGTCAAACACCACCGATCGACATGTAGTTGGATCTAAGATTGTAGTGACAACATTACAACCTTAACCGTGCTCCCATTAGCTCCTCTCCCGTGTCGGATACAGGGCTCCATCGTCGCTACGGCGCCCTGCTTGTTTATTCCTGCTGCAGCAGCGGCCATTCTTGGACGACAGCGCAGAGACCCGAGCAGGTTTGAGAGGACAATCCCCAGAAGCATTTCCggttttgttctttttcgcTCTATTAGCATCTCTACTAGTATAGGCTACCGTGCCTATATATTTCCAGTGATTTATGTTCAATTTACGAAAAAATACCCTGCCCCAAAAAATAACCAGGGGCGTTTGAAAATAGCTGAGTAGCGGCAAGATTTTCTTCTGGAAagagttttttaaattaatatggGGTTGTAAAACACGGATTTAAAATCTTAAATGAAGACGTGACGGACAACTGAATAAtgtaactttttaaaacatacttatttattttattttattttttgagcgCATTACGTATGAAACGCATGACAATGACGTATTTTTGGCGCGTCACGCTTGGCTCAAACAGAAGCAACTAAACGTTGAGCACTGCGCTCTTAATGGTAGGTATAATTGTAATTTTAAGGAATCAGGCATTTGCTGTGTTAATCATTTAGGTCTCATTGTGgttatatttttgataaattTTGATATTTTTGATTCGGAGAGGAGGTTCACTTACACCGTGTTTCTCATTCTTtacgctgtttttcttttggtcattgcaacttattttactttcttatttAATCTAACCCCTCAGTTCATTAGTGATGTCTCAACAAGCACAACAAACGATTCCTTCCGCCCCTGACTCCCCTGCGCTGGTTGTCACATCTAACGTGCAGAAATATgcaataaagaagaagaaagtccTCAGCGCCGAAGAAATTGAGCTGTTCGAACTTACTCAGGCTGCAGGAATCACTGTGGATCAGGAGGTTTTTAAGTATGTTTAATAATAACCTTATCTGTGGGTTACATGGAGGACCATGGTTTTATGTCCTcacccccttcctcctcctcacagaATCATAGTGGACTTGCTGAAGATGAATGTGGCTCCTCAAGCAGTCTTCCAGACCTTGAAGGCAATGTGTGCAGGACAGAGGGTAGCTGAAAGCTGTGGTGGAGACCCTTCAGCTGGCGCCCACACCACGAGCATGACCGCAACGCACACAGAAGCCAGAGGTTAGTATCTGAAGAATGGGATGTAATGCAACTGAAAGTATATGtatatttgtcatttaaatgttgtCTATCTTACAGCTCACACAGTCTAGCTTCTTTTAACTAAGAAACATTGCAGAAATTAGGCTGGGAAGTTTTAGTCTCCCCATTTATACTGCCTTATTGTAGTCCGTTCCTGTTTTCCCCCTCTGTTGGGTCCTCCTAACCCACCATTGGTCAGTCCAG is drawn from Pelmatolapia mariae isolate MD_Pm_ZW linkage group LG7, Pm_UMD_F_2, whole genome shotgun sequence and contains these coding sequences:
- the trim23 gene encoding E3 ubiquitin-protein ligase TRIM23, giving the protein MAAAAAGINKQGAVATMEPCIRHGRGANGSTVKVLECGVCEDVFSLQGDKVPRLLLCGHTVCHDCLTRLPLHGRAVRCPFDRQVTELGDSGVWGLKKNFALLELLERLQNGATNQSGMAEDALKGMGECIIRCDEDESHTASMYCTVCATHLCGECSQLTHSTRTLAKHRRVPLADKPHEKTLCPQHQVHAIEFVCLEEACQSGPLMCCVCKEYGKHQGHKHAVLETEANQIRASILDMAHCIRTFTEEVSEYSRKLVGIVQQIEGGEQIVEDGVGMAHTEHVPGTAESARSCVRAYFADLHETLCRQEEMALSVVDAHVRERLIWLRQQQEDMTILLSQVSTACLHCEKTLQQDDCRVVLAKQEINCLLETLQKQQHQFTELADHIQLDAGIPVTFTKDNRVHIGPKMEIRVVTLGLDGAGKTTILFKLKQDEFMQPIPTIGFNVETVEYKNLKFTIWDVGGKHKLRPLWKHYYLNTQAVVFVIDSCHRDRLMEAHSELAKLLTEKELRDALLLIFANKQDVPGAVSVEEMTELLSLHKLCCGRSWHIQGCDARSGMGLHEGLDWLSRQLVAAGVLDVA
- the mzt2b gene encoding mitotic-spindle organizing protein 2 isoform X1, whose amino-acid sequence is MSQQAQQTIPSAPDSPALVVTSNVQKYAIKKKKVLSAEEIELFELTQAAGITVDQEVFKIIVDLLKMNVAPQAVFQTLKAMCAGQRVAESCGGDPSAGAHTTSMTATHTEAREEDSLASGKSPKPAAAPPTAAGPRATRVNTKIVVYSPQDTSSPHSQGVRTKAGTSHSEKSREASSQRVQRQPSATRGQKTKSSGSSSSSSQINST
- the mzt2b gene encoding mitotic-spindle organizing protein 2 isoform X2, with product MSQQAQQTIPSAPDSPALVVTSNVQKYAIKKKKVLSAEEIELFELTQAAGITVDQEVFKIIVDLLKMNVAPQAVFQTLKAMCAGQRVAESCGGDPSAGAHTTSMTATHTEARGVRTKAGTSHSEKSREASSQRVQRQPSATRGQKTKSSGSSSSSSQINST